The DNA sequence GCCAGTATCGACATCTGACAGTTCTCATCGTCAAATACGCTTATAACGTGGCTTCCGGGCCGGAGGCTGTCGAAGTTATTCGCTCCTTTATGGCTATAATCACAGGAATCGCTCATGTTAGCTCCGATACTATCGGTATTAATAGTAAGCAATTTATATGCTTTGATACCGACCGATAAAGATACATTTATTCTGCCATGAATGGTCAAATATTTTGCTATTGACCAAATTATTAAGGTAATTAATAAATAAGGCCTTATTTTAGTGTTTAGAAAGGGTTATATTTTTCATATGCTTTATACATAAAAACTACCATGGTATATTCCATATGGAGGCTTTTCGTTGGTTGAAGAAAAAGAAATTAACATGGGCGGTGGCTGGAAAATGGTCATCCGCAGCGACGTCGACAAATACGAGAAGGAGTTTATCGAGATCGCAAAGGTAAGGAACGAAAGAAAGATCGGCCGCTTCAAGCTTAACCCGAGATATTGCCGCGAGCTCGGCGAAATGCTTATCCATATCGCAGAAGAGATGGAAAGCGAGGGGATAAGCGGCGGCGATGACGAAGAATCCGAGGAATGAACTTCACGTAACCGGAGCAAGAATGGATATTCGAAATGGATAGATCCGGCTACCTAAAAACGAATGGAATTTTTATGGATTAAATCATGTTTGCCGGAACGGCTCATGAGATCGCTTTATTTTTCAGTGAAGGGTCATGAATATTTATCGTCGAAACCTTCCGGCATTTAAAAATGATCGTAAAAATGGCAAATGTACGGATTATGCGGATGCCTTTCTGTATACCCCCTTCTTTCCGGCGTGTTCTACCTTTTCGACAAGCTTCTTTTCCACCATGCGATCGCGAATTAACGGGAAGTAGAATAACCTGAACGTCGGGTATGGTACACCCACTCTGGAACGGTCATAATCTTCCTTGAACGATCCGACCGTGGTCTCTTCTCCGGTATCGAACTTTTCCCTGACAAGATCGAACGCGTTTATCAGAGCGTCAGGCCTTATCTTCTTATATTTATCGTGGGAAATATACCAGTTCAGGTCGTTCCTTGCATTATATTCCTCTTTTTTCGATATTTCCCTTAAAGGCTTTGCGCGTGCTTTAGCCGCTTTCTTCTTTGGCCTGCCTCTGGGCCTCTTCACTTCGGCCTCTTTGACCTCCTCCTCGGGCTTTTTCGGCACTACGCTTGATTCCAGGCTTTCCACACGGCTTTGAAGGGATTTTATCCTGTTCATTATATTATCGAGTGTGGTCTTGAATCTTTCAACTGACACCTCTTTTCCAGGACGTCCGGCCTCCAATTCCATAATGCTTCTCAGGACGTTGTTCAGATGTGTGGAAAACTTTTCTTTCCCTTTCGACTTCAGCAGCCAGTCTGCAACGTCGCTGTCGATCGTGCCTCCTATTCGGACCTTTTTTTGTATCTTGACCTTATTGCTCATAAATATCATAATATAATTAAATTTTTTTATTATAAAAATATTAACATTGGGATTGACGTTTTGCGAATTGATTTTTCCATATTTATCACGGTTAATATAAAGAAAATATGACTATTGTGCGAAATTAAATAAATATTTCTATAGTTAATTTAACGATAGAAATACAATGCAGTATAAATCGGGCATCGATTCTTTAAAATATCGAAATATGATTCTTTGTAGAATTAAAAAAATGTGTATTGCCTGAGAAAAATAATCTTTAAGTAACATATGATAAATATACCCTGGCCATAGACGCTCTGGTAAATCCCGGCTTAACATGCTGACACTTTGTTTCTTCGCGGTCTATCTCATAAATCCTTAAGTTCTCCGGCAAGTATATCTCATCACTGCAAAAAATATTTATAATCATTACCACTTTTCTCTACAAGTGGTATTATCCAGTCCATTTAAATGGAACGGAGAGTAATTTAATGGTCAAGATCCCGGAACCCATCAAAGGATTTTTTACTAAACACCCGGGCCTGTACGATTTTTTAAAAGACCTGGCATTTTCGCTGGCAGTCGTGGCGGTCATAGGGGCAGTGTTGTATATTTATGCGGGCATATGGCCTCCGATGGTAAGCGTCGATGGCATCAGCATGCTCCCTAACATGGATAACGGCGATCTGGTCTTTATCCAGGGACTGAATCGCGGGGGAGTCATGACATACGAAGAATCCTTATCGACCGGGTACAAGGCATATGGCGATTACGGCGACGTGATAGTGTATAAGCCGTACGGGGATCCTTCGATGCCGCTTGTCATTCATAGGGCAATAAAATGGGTAAACGAGTCAGAGACGTATCATCCGGGCCTGCCGCCGGCGCAAGGATCAGGCTATATTACGAGAGGAGATAACAACAACGGCGTATATGACCAGGCGACAAATATCTGCTACGGAGAACCGGTGAGGGAAGAATGGATACTTGGCATCGCCCGGTTCAAGATCCCGTATCTCGGATACCTGAGGTCCATGATATCATTGTAATGGCGATCTGATCTGTTGTACGCGGATGTGATGCACTTTCATCTCAAAGGCTCAAATGACTTCTTGAAGGCTCAACGCCTTTTTTTAGAGGAACTTTGAGATCTTAGGGAACGTTAAGCCTTTGAGATAAAGATCATGACAATGTACCATTCACATCATAGAACAATGAATTATCGTGACATACCGCTATAGATCATTTTTATCATACGAAAAGATCAATTGATCAGGAAGGGTATTTCGACTATACCCATCCTTTTTGTACCCAGTGCAGATAGTCGTGCGCCCATTTTTCCTTATTGACGCGTATGGTCGGGCCGAAATTTTCTCTGAAGATCCTGTGTATGACCTCCTGCTCAGGGTATACCCTTTTCTCGCTAAAGGCGCTCACGAGATCCTTACCCATCATAAAAGCTTTTTCCATGGCAGCATTGATCGATGGCGGATCGCGTCCCACTGCTGCTCCTACGCCTCCGATCACGGTCGCCCCGCATCCTATAAGAAAATCATTCATATACCTGATGACCATCTCTTCCCCGCCTCCACCGGTGGTGGATATTGTGAGGCCATATTTACCGTCGAGCAGCTGGCAATGCTTTGCGTCGCTCATCCTGTCCATGAGCGTTTTCATCTGTGCGGTCACGCTGTCAATATAGTTAGGGCTGCCGAATATGATCCCGTCCGAATCCAGGATCTTATCCATGACGTATGAGAAATCATCTTCCTGAGAGCATTCTCCTTTGCTGTAGCACGATCCGCATCCTTTACAATAATTGATCCTGAACTTAGTGATATCGACTATCTCTACCTCTGCACCGGCCTGGTACGCGCCTTCTATGGCGGCCTCGAGCAGGCGGAGCGTTGAGCTGTTCTTTCCCCTTGGGCTCGCTATGATGCCAATGACTTTCATGATCTATGAGGTTTCTTTTTCATGGCATAGATTTTATGGTAATGAAAATATTTTTTCATCGTAGGCGTAAAAAACGATTGATACAGGCAAAAAAATCAGGCTCCTGCATGTTTTCAAAATGGGGATACGTTGAACAGGTACATTCCTGCGAAAGATATCGGGCTAAAGATAATTCCAAAAACGAAGAAAGTTAAAAAATTATGAAAATTGGGAGGTTAAATGATCCTTATTTTATGTTTGAATGCTCTTATTTATGAAATAAGAGCATATTTTCTTCCCTGTTTTACATCGTCACTGCCATAGGCTCGGCATTATGCAATTCAACCTGCAACACCATGGACTTATATGCGCAAATACCATC is a window from the Methanooceanicella nereidis genome containing:
- a CDS encoding S26 family signal peptidase gives rise to the protein MVKIPEPIKGFFTKHPGLYDFLKDLAFSLAVVAVIGAVLYIYAGIWPPMVSVDGISMLPNMDNGDLVFIQGLNRGGVMTYEESLSTGYKAYGDYGDVIVYKPYGDPSMPLVIHRAIKWVNESETYHPGLPPAQGSGYITRGDNNNGVYDQATNICYGEPVREEWILGIARFKIPYLGYLRSMISL
- a CDS encoding flavodoxin family protein, with product MKVIGIIASPRGKNSSTLRLLEAAIEGAYQAGAEVEIVDITKFRINYCKGCGSCYSKGECSQEDDFSYVMDKILDSDGIIFGSPNYIDSVTAQMKTLMDRMSDAKHCQLLDGKYGLTISTTGGGGEEMVIRYMNDFLIGCGATVIGGVGAAVGRDPPSINAAMEKAFMMGKDLVSAFSEKRVYPEQEVIHRIFRENFGPTIRVNKEKWAHDYLHWVQKGWV